Within the Terriglobia bacterium genome, the region GCGGGAGAACTTGGAGGGTGGCAGAGGGATGCCTTTCTTCTCGTAAGTGCGGAAACCCCTCACTTGGGTTGCGATGTCAGCAGGCAGGGAGTCAACGGGAACAGACTGCAAAGCCCTAAAACTCTCACCAGTCATGTTGATCGCCAGCACCAGGGCAGCGGTCGCACGCACGTAGGGTTCCTTGTCGTTCAGATCGGCAATTAGGTACTTGTCGGGAAGATCTGCGCGCATGCTGCCGTAGAGGAGGACCGCGCCGATGGAGCGGTCGATGGTCATCGCGTGCTGCGGTACGACAGCCAATACATTTGGATGTCTCAGGTATCGCTCAGCCAACGGCCCCGTATCGACATCGGTCTTGGACATCTGGATCAGCAAAGACAAATAGCCGCCCGGATCGACTTGATTCAGGTCGGCGCGCTCCAAACCCGACTCGATTGCTGCTACGGAATCCGGTGACTTGTCGATGCCGTACAGAAGCGATGATGCGTCGAACAGGAAGAATCCATCCTTCTTCTCGTCGACAATCATTCGACGGAGGCAGGCGATGCCGTTGGTCCCAGTGCTCCGAACCGCATTCCAAAAGACATCCATCTGCTTGGACTTGCTCTCCTGCTCTGCTTTGTTGAGCCTGCTGGGAAGAAAACCATAGGTTGCATTCTTCGCTTCCTGCAATTCAGCGCATTCGTGTTGTGCAACTGCAACTGAAGGGACAAGCAGTGCGATTACCAGTAGTGCGTTAAGGAGCATATGAACACTCCCCCCCCGAGGTAGAAGAACTTCGGAGTATAGCTGCACTCGGCCAGCCCACACCGAAAACTCCCGGATCGATCGCCTGCGACCGCCGATAGACGGCATTCCCGCTGCACGGTCACCCGACATCCTTCGCGGCTGAAGCCCCTCAGAGTGAAAAGCGAAGACGATTGCTTATCCCCACGAAACCCTGTTCATCCGAGGAAAATGAAGTTCCTCGGCGGCCTCTGGGTTCTCTGCGGTAAAAGCTAGCGGCGCCGTCCGGCCACCGCGCGGGCCTGGCAGTCGGAGGCGCGCTGGCGCAGGTCGGCGTAGGCGGGGGTGGCGCGCAGGTTGGCCATCAAGGGATCGAGTTCCAGCGCTTCGTAGGCGCAGTAGTTGCTGTCGATGGCGCTCCGCATCAGCTGCGCTGCGGCGTCTGTCTTGCTGCAATACGACAGGATGCTGGCGTGGTAGTAGCGCAGTTCGGGGTCGCGCTCGGCGAGCAGCGCCGGAAGCGCGTTGCGCAACGCCTCGTCGGCTTCCCAGACGGAGCCCGGCTGGAGGCAGGCGGAGAGCAGGAAGCGGTACCAGGTGGGGTTGGCGCTCATCTTGCCTAGCGCCTGCCGGGCCGCTTCCAGCTTGCCGGCGCGCAGGAAGACGGAGGGAAGGATGTCGGTCGCCCACTCCGATCCCGCGTCGATCCTCAGGAATTCCATGGCGCGGTCGGTCCGGCCCATCTCGAAGAATGTGATGGCGCAGGAACGGAAATCGAAGTTGCCGGGGTCGAGGGCGGCGGCGGTATCGCACTCGCGCGCTGAGTCGCCCAGCAGCCCGGCGTAGCGCAGCATGTAGGCCAGGGTGAAGTGGGCGTGGGCGTTCTCCGGGCGGAGCCGGACCAGTTCTTCGCCATCCTGGTAGGCCTTGGCCAGTTCGCCTTTCTCCACGCGGTTCTCGGTGAGGTGGGCGCGGGCGGAGATCAGGTTCGGGTCAAGGGCGATGGCGCGCTCGTAGGCGGAGTCGGAGCGCTTCATGACCGCTTCTCCGCCACCGAAATAGGCGGCGTCGTAGTAGTAGCGGCGGCCCAGCGTGTCCCAGGCCGGTGCGTAGCTGGGGTCGAGACCGACCGAGCGCTCCAGCATGGTGATGGCTTCCTTGTTGGGCTCGGCATCGTGGGGCACGGCGGTGGCCCGCAGGTAGAGGTCAAAGGCCTCCGAATTCTTGGGCACACTCGCGGTGGTGGTGACCGAGGCAGTGCCGCCCAGAACCGGGAGCAGGCCGCGGCGCAGCTCCGTGGACAGCTTGTCCTGGAGCTGGATGAGATTGTCGGCGGGCGCGGACACGCTGCCCTGCCACAGCACCTTGTTGCTTTTCACCTCGACCGCCTGCAAGGTCACCACCAGATCGTTGCCCTGCTTGAGGAAATGGCCGGTCATGATGTTGGCGACGCGCAGCTCCCGGCCGGCCTTCTGCGGATCGATGTTGGGCTCGTCCGAGTATTTCTTGGTGGCCGCCGAGGGGCGGATCTCCAGAAAGCGCGTGTAGGTGAGGACAGTGTCGATCTCGTCGGCCAGGGCGAAACGCAGGAAGTCGAGCTTGGGATCGGCGCCGACGTTCTGCAGGGGCAGGACGGCGATGGTGTTATTGGCGGCGGCGCTCACCGTGCCCGCGCGCCCGTGCTTGGCCCACCACACCGTGACCACGACCGCGAACATCACCAGCACGCCCAGGATCGCCAATTGGGCGTAGGTGTGCCGCACGCTGGCATAGCGGAACGTCCGCGTGGGACGCCGTTCCCCGGGCCGCATGAGCGTGGGCAGGATGTCGGAGTCGCTCTCGCGCTTCAGGCGGCGGAGCTCCTCGCGGATCTCGGCGGCGGTCTGATAGCGGTTGTCTCTCTTCTTCTCCAGGGTCTTGCCGATGACGTCCTCGAACGCCGGCGGGAGCGCCGGATTGACCACCAGCGGCGACATCGGCTTCTTGTGCATGATGTTGTCGAGGGTCAGCAGCGTGCTGTTGGCGGCGAAGGCCTTCTTGCGCGTCGCCATCTCGTAGAGCACGACGCCGAAGGAGAACAGGTCGGAGCGCGCATCGAGCTCTTCCCCGTTGGCCTGCTCGGGCGACATGTAGACGGCGGTGCCGGGGATGAGGCCGGCGCCGGTCTGGGTCTGCTCCTCGTCGGCAACCGCGGCGACGCCGCGCGGCCCAGCGGCCTGGGCCACGGGACGGCTCTCGCGCACCAGCTTGGCCAGGCCAAAATCCAGGACCTTGGCCTGCCCACGGCGGGTGATGAAGATGTTGGCGGGCTTGACGTCGCGGTGCACGATGCCCTCGCTGTGCGCGGCATCGAGCGCGTCGGCGATCTGAATGCCTAGGTCGAGCACGTCCTCGAACTCCATGGAGCGGTCGTGGATGCGTTCCCGCAGGCTCTCGCCTTCCAGCAGTTCCATGGCGATGAATGGCTGGCCCTGGTATTCGCCGATGTCGTAAATGGTGCAGATGTTGGGGTGGTTGAGCTTGGAAGCGGCGCGCGCCTCGCGCTGGAAGCGCTCCAGGGCCTTGGCGTCATTGGCCAGTTTCTCGGGGAGGAACTTGAGGGCGACGTGTCGGCCCAGCCGCACATCCTCGGCCTCGTAAACCACTCCCATGCCTCCGGACCCCAGCTTGCGTAACACCCGGTAGTGGGAAATCGTCTGGCCGACCAAGGCGAGGCCTCCGACAAATTTTGATGGTAGGTCTGGCCCACGGGCAAGTCAATGAAAACACGGCAGCTCCGGGTTACGAGGTTGCGGCGGCAGGAACCGGTTGGGGCGCGGGGAGACGCATTTTTTCGCGACTTTTGGGATGCTTCGTGTTCCAATAGAGAGAATCAGTGTCGCCCTCCGACACTTCCAGGAGATGTGAATGTTCGAAGGACTTTTCCAACCGATGCATTTGCTGGTGATCCTGTTCATCGCCGTGCTGGTGTTCGGCCCCAAGAAACTACCGGAACTGGGCAAGGGGCTCGGCGAAGGCATCCGCGGCTTCAAGGACGCCATGAAAGATGGCGAAAAACCCGCTGACACCAAGACCGACACCAAGACCTAGAACCTCGCCCGACAGCAAACCAGGCATTCATCCGAAATCTTCTCCCGCAGTTGAGGCCGTAATTCCCTGGTGACGATTGGCCGGGGGATGCGTCTATCCCTCATCTGCCGAGGGTGAGGTGTTTCTATGGGTAGTGTCACGAATACCGTCCTGCACGAAGCCGCGGTCGAGAGCGACAACGAAGTCAAGCGGACGACGGTGATCGGCGTCGGCTCGGTGTGGTTCGCCATCGCCCAAGCCGCCTGCGCAACCACGGTCTTCCTGAAGTCCGTCGCCATCGTGCTGGGGGTCTCCGTGGTATCGGCGGCGGCGGCACTGGAGCTGTTCCATACGCCTGCGGCGCGCATCATCCTGGTGTTATTTGCGGTGGGCGGAGCCGGCGCCAACCTGTACGTGGTCTGGAATACGTGGAGGCTGCGCCGCAATCCTGCGTCGCGGTGGCGCCTGCGGCCGCTGAGCACCTCCGAACGACGGCGCATCGCCATCGCCCTGGCTACTTCGATCCTGACGTTTGTGGTCCTGGGAGTCGAGGTCTGGGCGCACCTGATCCTGCACCCGCGGGGCTAGCCGGCGCCAACTTCCGCCGCCAGCCGCTTCATAAGCCGTTCGTGGAACCCGATGGGAAGATGGAAGGTGCGCTCGTCGGCGATGAGCACCAGCACATTGTGCGTGGAATCCACCAGCGCGGCGCAGTGCTTGCAGTTTTCCAGATGGGCTTCTATCTCGCGGCGCAATTGCGGATCGAGGTCGTTCTCGAGATAGTTCGAGATCTCCTGCCACACGTCTTTGCAGTGGATCACCATCCCTGCACCTTCTTCATCTGCCGAGAGGAAGCGGGTAAACGCTCCACCAGCATGTCGCGCAAACGCAAGCGGGCGCGAAATAATCGCACCTTGACGGTGGCCTCGGTCAGATCGAGGATCTCGGCCGTCTCCGCGATGGTCATCTCCTCCATGTCGCGCAGCACCAGGACTTCACGGTACTTCTCCGGCAGGCGGTCCACCGCTCTCTCGATCTCCTCGCGGACCTCCTTGCGTTCCAGGACGTCGGCAGGCAATTCGCGCCAGTCGGCGATCTGCAAAGGCGTGTAGCCGGAATCCTCGCCCTCGCGCTCGTCGTCCAGCGACTCCAGGTGCTCGGCCAGGCGCTTGCGGTAGCGCATGCGGGCCTCGTTGAGGGCGATCTTCACCAGCCAGTGGTGAAAGCGGGACTCGCCGCGGAAGTCCTTCAGGGCACGAAACGCCTTGAGGATCGCCTCCTGCGCTACATCCTCGGCATCGGCTTCGTTCTTGAGCACAGAGTAGGCCACCAGGTAGACCGTGCGCTCGTGCGGCTGGATGAGCTGGTAGAACAGCTCGCGTTCACCACTCTTGATGCGTGCGATCAGCCGCGCTTCGGCCTGGTCATGAAGCATGGGGCACACAGGTCCCGGGTCAGGGATGACGACGGTTACAGAGAAGTTACAGGAATGGGGAAATATTACGCGGGACGGACCAGGGTGACCAGCATCACAGCACCGAGCAGGCGTGCGCCGGCGTTGCCCGACAAGACTGAGGTAGTGCCGGGCTTCAGCCCGGCGATCAGCTGCCACGAATGAACCGGCTTCAGCCGCTGAGGCCCGAGCCCCTTTTTGGGTGACCCGCATCACAGCCCCTGGATCGGAGGTCGGCTAACATCGCAGGATGCCATCCTGGGAAAAGCTCCTCCATCCGTTCATGCGCAGCCCGAAGCGCCGGGGCGAGTGGGCGGAAGCGGCGTTCACAGCCAAGGCGATGGGCCAGGGGCTGACTGTCTGCAAGCCCTGCAGCGAGTTGGAGCCTTTCGATTTTGTCGTGTTCAATGTCCGGCGAGCCATGAACCGCGTGCAGGTGAAATCAGCATGGAATCGCGCTCCAGGCCTGCAAGGCTACGGCGTTGGCACCACGAATCGCAAACGTTTTGATCGCGCTCACTTCGACTTTCTTGTGGTAGCCCTGCCCCAGCAAGACGTGTGGTACGTCATTCCCGCCGACGCAGTGCACGGCCTGAGCAAGTTTCGTCTCTATCCAGCGGCGCCAAAGCGCAAGAAGACTCCTAGGGATTACGAGCAGTACCGCGAGGCCTGGCACCTGCTGACCGGCGACGAGCCCGGCGCCTGGGC harbors:
- a CDS encoding twin-arginine translocase TatA/TatE family subunit, which gives rise to MFEGLFQPMHLLVILFIAVLVFGPKKLPELGKGLGEGIRGFKDAMKDGEKPADTKTDTKT
- a CDS encoding protein kinase; translated protein: MVGQTISHYRVLRKLGSGGMGVVYEAEDVRLGRHVALKFLPEKLANDAKALERFQREARAASKLNHPNICTIYDIGEYQGQPFIAMELLEGESLRERIHDRSMEFEDVLDLGIQIADALDAAHSEGIVHRDVKPANIFITRRGQAKVLDFGLAKLVRESRPVAQAAGPRGVAAVADEEQTQTGAGLIPGTAVYMSPEQANGEELDARSDLFSFGVVLYEMATRKKAFAANSTLLTLDNIMHKKPMSPLVVNPALPPAFEDVIGKTLEKKRDNRYQTAAEIREELRRLKRESDSDILPTLMRPGERRPTRTFRYASVRHTYAQLAILGVLVMFAVVVTVWWAKHGRAGTVSAAANNTIAVLPLQNVGADPKLDFLRFALADEIDTVLTYTRFLEIRPSAATKKYSDEPNIDPQKAGRELRVANIMTGHFLKQGNDLVVTLQAVEVKSNKVLWQGSVSAPADNLIQLQDKLSTELRRGLLPVLGGTASVTTTASVPKNSEAFDLYLRATAVPHDAEPNKEAITMLERSVGLDPSYAPAWDTLGRRYYYDAAYFGGGEAVMKRSDSAYERAIALDPNLISARAHLTENRVEKGELAKAYQDGEELVRLRPENAHAHFTLAYMLRYAGLLGDSARECDTAAALDPGNFDFRSCAITFFEMGRTDRAMEFLRIDAGSEWATDILPSVFLRAGKLEAARQALGKMSANPTWYRFLLSACLQPGSVWEADEALRNALPALLAERDPELRYYHASILSYCSKTDAAAQLMRSAIDSNYCAYEALELDPLMANLRATPAYADLRQRASDCQARAVAGRRR
- a CDS encoding sigma-70 family RNA polymerase sigma factor, whose protein sequence is MLHDQAEARLIARIKSGERELFYQLIQPHERTVYLVAYSVLKNEADAEDVAQEAILKAFRALKDFRGESRFHHWLVKIALNEARMRYRKRLAEHLESLDDEREGEDSGYTPLQIADWRELPADVLERKEVREEIERAVDRLPEKYREVLVLRDMEEMTIAETAEILDLTEATVKVRLFRARLRLRDMLVERLPASSRQMKKVQGW
- a CDS encoding zf-HC2 domain-containing protein — protein: MVIHCKDVWQEISNYLENDLDPQLRREIEAHLENCKHCAALVDSTHNVLVLIADERTFHLPIGFHERLMKRLAAEVGAG